Within the SAR324 cluster bacterium genome, the region TTCTCAGGAGTCTGCCATTTTTGTTTTTCTAAGGCTGAAATGTATTTTGCGCTGGTGCCGAAAATAGCCCAATCATCTTGTTCACACATTTCCCAGAGCGTCTTCGCTCCTCTTGAAAAAGGAGACCCGTCATAAAGAACAATTGTAGCTTTTGATGCAAGGCCAGTAATCAGCCAATTCCACATCATCCACCCGCACGTGGTGTAGAAAAAAAGCCTTTCATTAGCTCTTAAATCTACGTGATATTGATGCTCCTTCACCAATTGAATGAGGGTTCCCCCATGACTATGCAGAATACATTTTGGCTGACCAGTGGTACCTGAACTATAGAGAATAAAAGCTGGATGCAGAAATGGAGTGTCTTCAAAAAACAATTCAGTATCCAAAGGTGCTGGCTCAGGAAAATCAAGCGAAGTTAATTTTAGCTTCGAAAACTCAGTCCCCGCTACAGCCTCTGTACCAGGGAAATGAATGAGATGCGTGACGGACGGTAGTTCCTGACAGATCTCGATTATCCTTTCAGTGAGATCAATCGGCTTTTTATTGTAGCGAACCGAGCAACCTGCAACGATCACCTTCGGTTTTGTTTGCCCAAACCGATCAAGCATCCCCTGTACACCAAAGTCTGGAGAACAAGAGGTCCAGATCGCTCCCAAAGAAAGGGTTGCCAAAGCTGCGATCACAGCTTCAGGGCCATTGGCCACATAACCACCAACCACGTCTGAAGCCATCACACCAGCTTCCCTAAGTACCTGCTGAAAACTCGCAACACTTGCTCTCAATTCCCCCCAGTTCAATTCTCTGCGAAGACCTGTTTCATCGTGAGAGATTATGGCAATTGCCTCATCATTTTGGTCGTGGTTCAGGCAGTTTTTTGCAAAATTGATCCTTCCTTTTGGGAAAAATTTTGCTCTAGGCATCAACTGGGGATTTTCCAAAGCTACTTCGCCGTGAACTCCCTGAAGTCCCATATCCTCCCAAATTGTTCGCCAAAAAATTTCTTGATTTTCTATACTGAACTTATGCAGTTCACTGTAATCATTTAGATTGATAGAATTTTCAGCGGAGATTCTTTTTCGCAATTGCTCTATTCGACTTTGTAGAACAAACTCAGGTGATGGACTCCAAATTGGATTCATTTTCTTCTCACTGAATTTAATTTAATCAATAATTTCAATTTTTTAATTATAAGATAATACCAGAAAAGGTATGTGATTATTCACTTAAATTTAATCAAGCCCTAAGAAATCACAAATCCAAGAATTAATATGTACCAAATTTCAGAGACCGTAGCGGAAATATGGAAAACTGCTGTTGATGATCCAGACCGCCAGATCATTGCCTTAACTGGAGCAGGTATTTCAGCAGAAAGTGGGATCCCCACTTTTCGAGGAGAAGATGGTTACTGGAAAATTGGATCGATGAATTACACGCCAATGGAAATAGCGACAGTTGATAAATTCCGCAACTATCCATGGGAGGTTTGGCATTGGTATCTGACCCGAATTTATAAGCATCGTTCAGCTCAACCAAATGATGGGCATCGTGCTTTAGTGGAACTTGAGCAGCTTCTCGGTGAAAGATTTCAATTGATTACCCAAAACGTAGATGGCCTCCATCTCAAAGCAGGCAATAGTCCTGAAAAAGTCTACGAAATCCATGGCAATTTGAATTATATGCGCATCTTTGATTCAAGCTGGCCAAGTTTGCTGCCAATGCCAGATTTTGTTGAAGAACTTGATCCGAAGGAGCCTCTACCTGAAGAGGTAAAATCTAAACTCCGTGACGAACCAGGGAATCTGATGCGGCCACACGTTCTTTGGTTTGATGAAATTTACAATGAGGAACTGTACCGCAGTGAAAGTGCTTTAAAAGCTGCACAGGAGGCAGATCTTCTATTAACAATCGGAACCACCGGCGCTACTTCACTTCCAGCTGTGATTCTCAAAACTGTTGCTCAGAATGGAGGAATGATCATTGACATCAATCCTGAAGTAACTTGGTTCTCCGATTATGCGATGATCTCCGGTGGTTACCATCTGAAGGGCCCAAGCGGTGTTTTCTTGCCAAAGCTAATGAAACTTGTCGGGTGAGCAAACATGCTCTTTTTCGCTTGATAGAATGCATTTCCTTGCTGGCGAGTGCTTCCTGAATTTCAATAATGACCTGTTCAGCTTTTTCAACTCTGAGGTGGCGCCAAAGAATGCTCTTCGTGATTCTTTGGCTGCGAAAGCCGAGGGCCCATGCAGAATGCTTACGTACCAGTTCTTCTTCATCTTTTAGGCCTATTAGCAGACCAGATAGGGCTTGCGGGTGAGAACAAGCACTCAATGCGGTCACAACGTTTCTAAGTAAACCCCTTCGCTTCGTACGTTTGACCGCACTTTTTCTGAACTGCTTCGAAAATTCCTCTTGCTCTAGTCGAACCCAATCCCAGAGTTTTCGATCTTTTAAACCATTTCGAGCCTTCCAAGTGGAATCAGATGTTTTGGGTGCTTTACGATTCCAAGGGCAGACTTCCTGGCAAATGTCACATCCGAAAATCCAGTTCTGTAGTTTCGACCTATATTGCTTTGGGATCGTATTTTTTAATTCAATCGTCAGGTAAGAAAGACAACGTCGTGCATCCACTTGCCGATCAGAGACGATTGCTCCAGTCGGGCAAGCTTCGATACAACGAGTACAAGATCCACAATCAATCCCTGAAAAAGGCTGATCAGGAGGAATTTTTGAGTCAATTAGAACTTCTGCCAGTAACAACCATGATCCAAGTTTTGGATGAATCAGATTGCTATGCTTTCCAAACCAACCGAATCCAGCTCGCCAAGCCAACTCTCTTTCCAGAAGTGGCCCCGTATCGACATAGACACGTGTCTGCTCAAAACCTGAAGCCAGCCCTTCGCTCAAAAGCCACTTTCTAAATTCTTCCAAACGCTCTTTGAGAATCAGGTGATAATCATCTCCCAACGAGTAACGACTAAACCGTCCCCGACTCGAATCCTGAAATTTTATCGTCGGGGTGTCATCATGAAAATAATTGCAAGCAACGGAAATGACGGTTTGAGCGCTTTCCAAGACGTTTTGAGAGGAAGTCTTTTGAGCTGCATGTTTGTGGAGATAGTTCATCTCTCCAGCAAACCCTTCCTCAAGCCACGCTAAATAACTAGAATGGGTCATATTGTCAGCAGCACTTGTAAAACCGACCCAATCAAAACCAAGCGACAAGCCCTGTTTACGAATCTTTTCTCGAAGTTGAACATCTGCTTCATTGAAATTTGGGGCTTCTTTCAAATTCTTATTCATTAAACAAATGTTTGATATTTTTTGGTCTTTTGAAGCGTTACTGTTTTTAGGATGTCTACCTTGGTACCTGGTAGCCTGGGGGATTTGGCTGTCTTTAAAACACGTTCAGAGTCTTCCCTCAATCTCATCAGATGGAGATAGAATTCACCCTAGGCTTAGTGTAATCATCGCTGCTCGAAACGAGGCACACACAATTGAAAATGCTTTGAAATCAGTTTTAGCCCAAAAGTATCCAAACCTTGAGATTATCCTGGTTAATGATCGATCTACAGATGGAACTGATGAAATTTTGGCAAAACTTGGTGAAAAAGATTCGCGAGTCTTGATTCACCATGTTGAAGAATTACCTCCTGAGTGGCTTGGGAAAGTGCATGCCATGCACCAAGGTTTCTTCAGATCGACGGGGGAGTGGTTGTTATTCACTGATGCGGACGTGCATTTCGAAAAAGGATGTATAGATCGGATCATTGACGTAGCTGAAAGAAGCTCAGTCGATTATCTTTGCGTCGTACCCGAAGTACAAGCACGACAAAGCATTTTGAGAGCTCTGTACACCGTTTCCCTTAGCGGTTTTTTTCTCGCTACTAGAATCTGGGAGGTCAAAAACCAAAATTCCTTTGTTGGAGTAGGGGCTTGTGGCGTTGTCAGACGTTCTCAATTGGCAAAAAGCCCTGGTCTTTCGTGGCTCAAAATGGAGGTTGTGGACGACTTAGCATTGGCTCAGTTGGTATGGCAGGCTGGAGGTATACTTGATGTCTACTGGGGACGCGAGTGCCTCGGGGTAGAGTGGTATCCAAGTATGGGAGATTTGATAAGAGGACTTGAGAAAAATTTATTTGCAGGTGCCCAATATCAATATTGGCGAGCATTCCTGGGAATCAATGGGATCCTGTTTGTTGCTTTTGCCCCTTGGCTTTCTATTCTTTCTGGAGATTGGTTGTTAAGTCTCGCTGCTGTTGGGGCTTTTTCAGGATATTGGCTCGCTTGGATCTCTGGAGATAAAGCCCAAGGGGTCGGGTGGTTGGAGAGGCTTCTCAGTCCATTACTCCTTTTCGTGATCGTTTGGGCCTTAGCCCGTTCCACTTTTAGCACTTGGCGACAGGGGGGTATACAATGGCGAGAGACTTTTTATTCCATTAAAGCCTTGAGACGCGGACAGAGATTAAAATTCTAGTTTCCATTTGCTAATTCCGCTTTTATGGTTGGCAGAAGCGCTTTCATTGCCTCATAACCGGCCTGAATAGCAACATTTCTTTCTGCAAAGCTTAGAAAGTCTTTAGGCTCGAAATCCGGCCGTAGTAACCAGTCTGCTTCTGCCAACTCATTTTTGTTGCCGCTACACATTTGCAGTCGAAAAGCCTGTGTAGTGGTCCAAAATGCATTTTCACTGATAGGATAGCCTCTTCCACAAAAGGTATCGATAGCAAGTACTCTGTGAGCTCCAAGTGCCCTGGCAAATCGGACAGGGACGACAGAGAGCACTCCACCATCCACCCAGATTTCTTGATCAACTTTCACTGGGACAAAAGTTCCTGGAATGCTTGATGAAGCCTGCACAGCCTCCCCTGCTTTGCCCTCAACAACGAGTAGTAGTTGACTGTCCACCAGTTCTGTGACTGCAACTCCTACCTTTTTTGGAAGTTGACTCAAAAGTTTGTTTCCCAAGATCTGATTGATCCATAAAGCTAGTTTTCTACCTTGAATCAAGCCGTTCAGGCTAATCACCGGATCCGTAACATCCCACCTTTCAAGCTTGATCATTTCCTGCTGTATTTGCTGAAGAGGAAGCTCAGAGGCATACAAAACGGCAGCGATGGCACCAGCTGAGGTTCCAGTCACAATCTCCACCTGAACCCCTGCTTCCTCTAGCGCCTGAATCACCCCAAGATGAACAAATCCCCGCACTCCACCACCACCAAAAGCGATTCCTAATTTTACTGTCTTATTATCTTGGGGGGGATAAATTTCCTGGATTTCTTCCAAGGTTTTTCCTTGAAGTGAGTCGTAACGATTTTCTTGAACACACCCAGTCCAAATTAGCGCAAGACTCAAGAAAAGCAGGATATTCAGTCGCATGGATTCAATAGATGCTTGAATATTGGCATTTACGAAACTAACTCAAGCAAGCTTAACAAGGAAGGAGGATGGAGAGAAGTTTTGGGTCTTTAAATCAGATTCTTTCTCCGGTTTGATTCGAAAACAAGAAGCATTTGCTAGCTTCAAACTGTACCCCAACAGCTTCATCGATGTTTATTTTGAATTCTTTAGGGCCTCGTATCGTTAGCCGATCTGGCCCAACGTTGATGGTGGTAAAAGTCGATTCACCTGTCAACTCATGGGCGTAAACTGTTCCCTGAAGAACTCCTTTTTGCGCAGCACACAAAATTAAATCTTCAGGACGAATTCCAAGAGTTGCTTCTTCCAGGTTTGCTTCGTGGTTGATAGAGATTGAAAAATTTGGATGCTGAAAGTTGTTATCTTGGAGTTTACCTTTCATTAAATTCATTGGCGGAGATCCAATAAATCCTGCAACGAAAAGATTTGCAGGATCATTGTAGATTTCTTCAGGTGGTCCCAGTTGCGAAATGATTCCATGATCCATCACTGCCACACGATCCGCCAGAGTCATTGCTTCAATTTGATCGTGTGTTACATAGACAGTTGTGATCTTTAGTTCATGCTGTAAATGCTTCAGTTCTGCACGCATTGTCACACGAAGTTTGGCATCAAGATTCGAAAGAGGCTCATCCATCAGAAAAACTGTTGGAGTCCTGACGATTGCTCTGGCCAAGGCAACTCTTTGACGTTGACCTCCGGAGAGTTCTCTGGGCTTGCGTTCGAGCAAATGATCCAATTGAACTTTTTCAGCAGCTTGCTGCACTTTTTCTGAATGCAGAGACTTGGAAACTTTACGGACTTTCAGTGGGTAGCGAATATTTTCATAAACGGACAGATGTGGATACAGACCATAATTTTGAAAGACCATTGCTACATCACGATCCTTTGGAAGGTCGTCATTGACTTTACGTTCGCCAATAAAAACCTCTCCAAGGGTTGGTTCTTCGAGGCCGGCAATCATTCTCATCGTGGTTGTTTTACCACATCCTGAGGGCCCCAACAGCACCAAAAATTCCTGATCCTCAATCAATAGGCTTAGATCTCTGACTGCAACAAATTCATTCCAGCGCTTCGTAATACCTTTTAAGGTCACAGATGCCATCAGTAAGTCCTACTTATCTCACTGCGCCAAGGGTCATACCTTGGACAAAATGTTTCTGAATGATCATTGCCAACCCAAACATTGGCAGCATGATTAGAATGCCAGCCGCAGAAATGAGATGCCACAGGACGCCCTCCTCAGCGTGAAAAAGTGATAAGCCCACCGGCATCGTAACCGCCTTGCTGTTGGTAATGATCACAGCAAAAAGAAATTCATTCCAAGCCAGAATGAAACAGAAAATTGCAGCCGTTAAGATTCCGGGCAAAGCCATTGGCAAAACAATATTCCAAATCACCTGAAGCCGACTCGAACCATCAACTAGGGCAGCTTCCTCAGTATCCAAAGGAATGCCATCGATGAATCCTTTGATCATCCAAATAGCAAAGGGGAGGATCAACGACAAATTAACTAGGACTAAGGCAAGCCTTGTATCAAGCAAACCCAAATCTCTAAACAGAAGGAAGTAGGGAAGAACAATAACGACGGCTGGTACAAACTGAGTAGATAAGATCATCAGGAACATCGTGCGCTCGAATCGCAGCCGAAATCTTGAGAAGCTGTAAGCTGCCATTGTTGCCATTGGAATGGCAACAATAACGGTTGTTCCGGCAACTATTGTGGAGTTGAGAAGTTTTTCGTGGAGATTGTATGGGGAACGGAAAATTTCGTTGAAGTTGGCAAGTGTTGGAGTGAAGAGAAGCTTGAGTTGGAAAACATCAACTTGTTGTTTGAAAGCTCCGGAGGCAATCCAATAAATTGGAACGAGGATAACTACCGCAGCGCAAAGAATTAGCACAAATTGAAAAAGATCCGCTACTTGCTTTCTAATTGTGTTGCCCATCAGCGTTTCAGGAAAACAAGTTTCATGTAAAGCCAGGTCAACCCTAGCATTGGAATCACCAAAAGATAGGAAACTGCTGAGGCGTAGCCCATATCATAGTACTTGAACCCGTGGAAATAGATGTAATGAGCGAGGGTTTGAGTGGCATTACCTGGCCCTCCATTAGTCAACATGTAGACCTGATCAAACATCTTCAGGGAGAAAATACTCTTCAGAATAATCCCTACTGCCAGAACGGGTATCAGAGCTGGCAAAGTAACATCTACAAATACTCTCCAACTGGAAGCCCCATCAATCATCGCTGCTTCTTGAGCGTCCCGGGGCACGTTAGCCAACCCTCCTATGAATACAAGCGTCAAGTAGGGTGTCCAATGCCAAACGTCACTACCAATGATTGCAATTAGAGCCAGGGTAGGGTCTCCAAGCCAATCCACATCTGCCAAACCTGGCACTAAGGCACCAAAGAGAGCCTGAAACAATCCAAAATCAGGTTGGAACATGAACCGCCACGAAATTCCAATCAGCGCAGGACTCATGGCGAATGGAAGAATGAGCAGTGTCCTAACAGTCAATCGGAACTTACCCCCTGGAGCAAGCAGAAGAGCCAACCCCAAAGCCAAACCGACAGACACAATTACTGAAGCGAACATAAAAATGGTTGTGACCTGCACGGAATTCCAGAGTAGGTCATCTTCTAGGGCTCGCTGGTAATTCTCCAAGAGGTAGGGCCAGGTTTCCCAGCCATCAAATTCTGGTTCCCAGAGAGGTCTCGACTCACGAGCTCGACTGAGTTTCCATTCTCGAAAGCTGAGCCAGAATGATTGGAGCAGTGGCCAAAAGGACGTAACCAACACCAATACCAATGCTGGTAAAACGAATAGGTATTTAAGGTGTCGGTCACGCATTTTAAGACCGAATCAGTAACCAGCTCTTCGTAAAATACGTTCTGCTCGTTGGCCTGCTTCTGCCATCAATTCCTCGACATTACTCCCCGTGGAGGCTTTTTGAATCGCATTTGAAAGCAAGTCTCCAATTTCAGGCCATTCAGGGATCTGAGGCATGATGTCAGAATTCGCAAGACTCAGAGCTGCGGCTTGCTGAATGTTGTCATTCGCAGCATTTACCTCAGGATCTACAAGGCTCTGCTTGTGGGTAACGACATTGTTCACGATTGCCTCACCCGCGACCTCTCGTTCAATGGCATTTCTTCGGTCAAGCTCTGGATTGGAGAGCCACTTCAAGAACTCCCAGCTTGCCTCCTGGTTCTTTGAATGCTTCGAAATACTGAAAGGCATGCTGATCGCGTAAGTTACCGTTTCCCCCTTGTAGGAAGGCATCCCTGTGAAAGCAACCTGCTCCTTCGACAAAGTAGACTGATTGGGGTTGTAGAATCCACTATAAGCCCACCACCAAACTGGAATCATAGCTGCTTTCCCTTGCGAAAATTGGATCCTTGCATCCTGTTCCACATTCGAAACAGCACCCTCCCCACAGATATCGTCAGAGGTATGCATTTCGATGTAGTCTTTGGTTGCTTGAATCGCTGTAGGCGTAGTCCAGGCGGGTTTCATTTGACTGTCGAAAACATCCCCTCCGGCTGCCCAGAGGTAGTTCAACCAAATAAACAGGTTTTGTCTGTTGCCATCAGCCCCATAGTAACAGGCGAGTCCCCCAATTCCCTCTTTCTCCTTGATCATTTTCCCCGCGCTGACGACATCAGACCATGTCTTTGGTTCACTGATTCCATGTTTGGTGAACAGATCCTTGCGATAAA harbors:
- a CDS encoding acetoacetate--CoA ligase produces the protein MNPIWSPSPEFVLQSRIEQLRKRISAENSINLNDYSELHKFSIENQEIFWRTIWEDMGLQGVHGEVALENPQLMPRAKFFPKGRINFAKNCLNHDQNDEAIAIISHDETGLRRELNWGELRASVASFQQVLREAGVMASDVVGGYVANGPEAVIAALATLSLGAIWTSCSPDFGVQGMLDRFGQTKPKVIVAGCSVRYNKKPIDLTERIIEICQELPSVTHLIHFPGTEAVAGTEFSKLKLTSLDFPEPAPLDTELFFEDTPFLHPAFILYSSGTTGQPKCILHSHGGTLIQLVKEHQYHVDLRANERLFFYTTCGWMMWNWLITGLASKATIVLYDGSPFSRGAKTLWEMCEQDDWAIFGTSAKYISALEKQKWQTPENMKLLKLRAILSTGSPLAHESFDYVYNKLKAEVLLGSISGGTDIVSCFMLSCPVRAVYRGQLQGAGLGLAVDIFDEEGKPVQEQKGELVCTKPFPAMPIAFWDDPDQKRYRSAYFERFDGVWTHGDYAERTAQDGFVIHGRSDAVLNPGGVR
- a CDS encoding Sir2 family NAD-dependent protein deacetylase, coding for MYQISETVAEIWKTAVDDPDRQIIALTGAGISAESGIPTFRGEDGYWKIGSMNYTPMEIATVDKFRNYPWEVWHWYLTRIYKHRSAQPNDGHRALVELEQLLGERFQLITQNVDGLHLKAGNSPEKVYEIHGNLNYMRIFDSSWPSLLPMPDFVEELDPKEPLPEEVKSKLRDEPGNLMRPHVLWFDEIYNEELYRSESALKAAQEADLLLTIGTTGATSLPAVILKTVAQNGGMIIDINPEVTWFSDYAMISGGYHLKGPSGVFLPKLMKLVG
- the queG gene encoding tRNA epoxyqueuosine(34) reductase QueG, producing the protein MNKNLKEAPNFNEADVQLREKIRKQGLSLGFDWVGFTSAADNMTHSSYLAWLEEGFAGEMNYLHKHAAQKTSSQNVLESAQTVISVACNYFHDDTPTIKFQDSSRGRFSRYSLGDDYHLILKERLEEFRKWLLSEGLASGFEQTRVYVDTGPLLERELAWRAGFGWFGKHSNLIHPKLGSWLLLAEVLIDSKIPPDQPFSGIDCGSCTRCIEACPTGAIVSDRQVDARRCLSYLTIELKNTIPKQYRSKLQNWIFGCDICQEVCPWNRKAPKTSDSTWKARNGLKDRKLWDWVRLEQEEFSKQFRKSAVKRTKRRGLLRNVVTALSACSHPQALSGLLIGLKDEEELVRKHSAWALGFRSQRITKSILWRHLRVEKAEQVIIEIQEALASKEMHSIKRKRACLLTRQVSLALARKHRLGPSDGNHRRSSHNRRTKLLQD
- a CDS encoding glycosyltransferase; its protein translation is MFDIFWSFEALLFLGCLPWYLVAWGIWLSLKHVQSLPSISSDGDRIHPRLSVIIAARNEAHTIENALKSVLAQKYPNLEIILVNDRSTDGTDEILAKLGEKDSRVLIHHVEELPPEWLGKVHAMHQGFFRSTGEWLLFTDADVHFEKGCIDRIIDVAERSSVDYLCVVPEVQARQSILRALYTVSLSGFFLATRIWEVKNQNSFVGVGACGVVRRSQLAKSPGLSWLKMEVVDDLALAQLVWQAGGILDVYWGRECLGVEWYPSMGDLIRGLEKNLFAGAQYQYWRAFLGINGILFVAFAPWLSILSGDWLLSLAAVGAFSGYWLAWISGDKAQGVGWLERLLSPLLLFVIVWALARSTFSTWRQGGIQWRETFYSIKALRRGQRLKF
- a CDS encoding patatin-like phospholipase family protein; translated protein: MRLNILLFLSLALIWTGCVQENRYDSLQGKTLEEIQEIYPPQDNKTVKLGIAFGGGGVRGFVHLGVIQALEEAGVQVEIVTGTSAGAIAAVLYASELPLQQIQQEMIKLERWDVTDPVISLNGLIQGRKLALWINQILGNKLLSQLPKKVGVAVTELVDSQLLLVVEGKAGEAVQASSSIPGTFVPVKVDQEIWVDGGVLSVVPVRFARALGAHRVLAIDTFCGRGYPISENAFWTTTQAFRLQMCSGNKNELAEADWLLRPDFEPKDFLSFAERNVAIQAGYEAMKALLPTIKAELANGN
- a CDS encoding ABC transporter ATP-binding protein, with translation MASVTLKGITKRWNEFVAVRDLSLLIEDQEFLVLLGPSGCGKTTTMRMIAGLEEPTLGEVFIGERKVNDDLPKDRDVAMVFQNYGLYPHLSVYENIRYPLKVRKVSKSLHSEKVQQAAEKVQLDHLLERKPRELSGGQRQRVALARAIVRTPTVFLMDEPLSNLDAKLRVTMRAELKHLQHELKITTVYVTHDQIEAMTLADRVAVMDHGIISQLGPPEEIYNDPANLFVAGFIGSPPMNLMKGKLQDNNFQHPNFSISINHEANLEEATLGIRPEDLILCAAQKGVLQGTVYAHELTGESTFTTINVGPDRLTIRGPKEFKINIDEAVGVQFEASKCFLFSNQTGERI
- a CDS encoding carbohydrate ABC transporter permease — its product is MGNTIRKQVADLFQFVLILCAAVVILVPIYWIASGAFKQQVDVFQLKLLFTPTLANFNEIFRSPYNLHEKLLNSTIVAGTTVIVAIPMATMAAYSFSRFRLRFERTMFLMILSTQFVPAVVIVLPYFLLFRDLGLLDTRLALVLVNLSLILPFAIWMIKGFIDGIPLDTEEAALVDGSSRLQVIWNIVLPMALPGILTAAIFCFILAWNEFLFAVIITNSKAVTMPVGLSLFHAEEGVLWHLISAAGILIMLPMFGLAMIIQKHFVQGMTLGAVR
- a CDS encoding sugar ABC transporter permease, coding for MRDRHLKYLFVLPALVLVLVTSFWPLLQSFWLSFREWKLSRARESRPLWEPEFDGWETWPYLLENYQRALEDDLLWNSVQVTTIFMFASVIVSVGLALGLALLLAPGGKFRLTVRTLLILPFAMSPALIGISWRFMFQPDFGLFQALFGALVPGLADVDWLGDPTLALIAIIGSDVWHWTPYLTLVFIGGLANVPRDAQEAAMIDGASSWRVFVDVTLPALIPVLAVGIILKSIFSLKMFDQVYMLTNGGPGNATQTLAHYIYFHGFKYYDMGYASAVSYLLVIPMLGLTWLYMKLVFLKR
- a CDS encoding sugar ABC transporter substrate-binding protein, with translation LRDEEFESLTGIAVNWAHIPFVTLQEKVASVGVAADGNFDVVNYLDSWGPANAYWLQPIDEWLEQDGISMDRYPEAFKKSAMFKGETLGFPLRAHPQLMFYRKDLFTKHGISEPKTWSDVVSAGKMIKEKEGIGGLACYYGADGNRQNLFIWLNYLWAAGGDVFDSQMKPAWTTPTAIQATKDYIEMHTSDDICGEGAVSNVEQDARIQFSQGKAAMIPVWWWAYSGFYNPNQSTLSKEQVAFTGMPSYKGETVTYAISMPFSISKHSKNQEASWEFLKWLSNPELDRRNAIEREVAGEAIVNNVVTHKQSLVDPEVNAANDNIQQAAALSLANSDIMPQIPEWPEIGDLLSNAIQKASTGSNVEELMAEAGQRAERILRRAGY